From Spartinivicinus ruber, the proteins below share one genomic window:
- a CDS encoding BatD family protein, with protein sequence MVTLKRSVLIWLTTLLLGWSVICNAEFTASVDRTMINQNETVELTLRSDKQQFGAEPDLSPLHELFTILGRSQRSQFQSINGKNKSWTDWIITITPKQSGYVVIPPISLKGEKTKPITLDVKPAGSHQQSSGKNVAPLFIEASLDKEPVFVQEQAVLTVYIYHSVPLYDDSRITPLTIPNAISQQLGDVKTYETIINGQRYGVFELKYVIFPQESGEMRIPALKFTGTIASRSNRSSPFGLFPHRQIGAPVVEHSPEIKLTVKAPPANTKGNWLPAKKLSLTENWSADTNQLKVGDSITRTIKIEAEGLTAAQLPPLTNSELNGVKLYPDQSTTKDLSTEQGVIGQRIESVALVPTHAGTIELPEIRYRWFNTTSQKMTEAVLPAKQITVAPATTGQSQPVKPAPITSTKPSTAQLETTEQPMPKAQTTETNHWQWLALLFAALWLITLGLWWRQRQQSGIISNQLSTTPKAENASNKKLLTALLNSCDQQNLPKIRKLFIEWSSQYLANPHIKSLQAAENHWKNPALTSYLAALDNQLYGDKQQPFDCAGFKQQIKLLKPTKPPKQAQHSLMPLYPTLSN encoded by the coding sequence ATGGTGACCCTGAAAAGATCAGTGCTAATCTGGCTAACCACTTTATTACTGGGCTGGTCAGTTATCTGTAATGCTGAGTTCACCGCCTCAGTAGACAGAACTATGATTAACCAGAATGAAACCGTTGAGCTTACCTTACGCAGTGATAAACAACAGTTTGGTGCTGAACCTGACCTGTCACCTTTACATGAGTTATTTACTATTTTAGGCCGGAGCCAGCGTAGTCAATTTCAATCCATTAATGGTAAAAATAAATCCTGGACTGACTGGATCATTACCATTACTCCTAAACAAAGCGGCTATGTTGTCATTCCTCCCATTAGTTTGAAAGGTGAAAAAACCAAGCCTATTACTCTCGATGTCAAACCAGCAGGCAGCCATCAGCAGTCTTCAGGTAAAAATGTTGCTCCCCTTTTTATTGAAGCCAGCTTGGATAAAGAACCCGTTTTTGTTCAAGAACAGGCCGTATTAACTGTTTATATTTATCACTCCGTGCCATTATACGATGATAGTCGCATAACGCCATTAACGATCCCCAATGCTATTAGCCAACAGTTGGGGGATGTTAAAACCTATGAAACCATCATTAATGGTCAACGTTATGGTGTATTTGAACTCAAGTATGTCATTTTCCCACAGGAAAGTGGTGAAATGAGGATACCTGCCCTTAAATTTACAGGCACTATAGCCTCCCGTAGCAACCGAAGTTCCCCATTTGGGCTATTCCCCCATCGTCAAATCGGCGCACCGGTTGTAGAGCACTCACCAGAAATTAAGCTCACAGTAAAAGCACCACCAGCCAACACCAAAGGCAACTGGTTACCCGCCAAAAAATTGAGTTTGACGGAAAACTGGAGTGCTGACACCAATCAGTTAAAGGTAGGAGACTCTATTACCCGTACCATTAAAATTGAAGCCGAAGGCTTAACTGCAGCTCAATTGCCCCCCTTAACCAACTCTGAATTAAATGGGGTAAAGCTCTATCCTGACCAGTCTACAACCAAGGATCTCTCCACAGAGCAAGGAGTGATTGGCCAACGGATCGAATCAGTCGCACTAGTGCCCACTCATGCAGGCACCATTGAATTACCGGAAATTCGCTATCGCTGGTTTAATACGACTAGTCAAAAAATGACAGAAGCAGTTTTACCAGCAAAGCAAATTACTGTTGCCCCTGCGACCACAGGACAAAGCCAACCAGTAAAGCCCGCACCGATTACCTCTACAAAACCTTCCACTGCACAATTGGAAACAACTGAGCAGCCCATGCCAAAAGCTCAAACAACCGAAACTAACCATTGGCAATGGTTGGCGCTGTTATTTGCTGCTCTTTGGTTAATTACTCTTGGCTTGTGGTGGCGACAACGTCAGCAGTCAGGCATTATCAGTAACCAACTCTCAACTACACCAAAAGCTGAAAATGCTTCAAACAAAAAACTGTTAACAGCTTTACTCAACAGCTGCGACCAACAAAATTTACCTAAAATTAGAAAGCTATTTATTGAATGGAGCAGTCAGTATTTAGCCAACCCACACATTAAAAGTCTTCAAGCAGCTGAAAACCACTGGAAAAACCCGGCACTTACCAGCTATTTAGCTGCATTAGATAACCAACTGTACGGAGATAAACAACAACCGTTTGACTGCGCTGGCTTCAAGCAACAAATAAAACTGTTGAAGCCCACCAAACCACCTAAACAAGCACAACATAGTTTAATGCCACTTTATCCCACACTATCAAACTAG
- a CDS encoding vWA domain-containing protein — protein sequence MFEFNWPWILLLIPLPIFVYWLAPPAKQQQAAIRVPFYQSLASATDSHQQSSQSNRFQRLLVILIWLLLISALAQPRWVGSPISLPTTSRELMLAVDLSGSMEAQDLRLRNKQVDRLTVVKDVLQDFIARRKGDRLGLILFGSQAYLQAPLTFDLTTVKTLLDEALIGMAGKNTAIGDAVGLGVKQLRKRPAENRVLILLTDGANTAGEVTPLQAAELAAKEGVKIYTIGVGADEMILPGVFGTSFGSRRVNPSIDLDEKTLKAMADKTGGEYFRAKNTQELNKIYALLDELEPVSQQDQTFRPSKSFYHWPLAAALLLSFGLALSRLWPILFNSVASRQADNNEKRDANLATVVGNK from the coding sequence ATGTTTGAGTTTAACTGGCCCTGGATCTTGTTATTAATCCCCTTACCCATTTTTGTTTACTGGCTGGCTCCCCCTGCCAAGCAGCAACAAGCTGCTATTCGAGTGCCGTTTTACCAAAGCCTGGCCAGCGCCACTGACTCCCATCAGCAATCATCCCAGTCGAACCGGTTTCAACGACTGCTAGTCATTTTAATTTGGTTGTTACTTATATCGGCGTTGGCTCAGCCCCGTTGGGTGGGTAGTCCCATTAGCTTACCCACCACTAGCCGTGAGTTGATGCTGGCAGTTGACTTATCCGGCAGCATGGAAGCTCAGGATTTAAGACTTAGAAACAAACAGGTAGACCGATTGACTGTTGTTAAAGATGTCTTGCAAGACTTTATTGCCCGCCGCAAAGGCGACCGGCTGGGGTTAATTTTGTTTGGTAGCCAGGCTTATTTGCAGGCTCCCTTAACTTTTGATCTAACTACAGTCAAAACCCTACTTGATGAAGCATTAATTGGGATGGCAGGTAAAAATACGGCCATTGGCGATGCTGTTGGGTTAGGAGTTAAACAACTACGAAAGCGCCCTGCAGAAAATCGAGTACTGATTCTCTTAACCGATGGAGCCAATACCGCCGGAGAGGTAACTCCACTTCAAGCGGCGGAGCTGGCAGCTAAAGAAGGCGTTAAAATTTATACCATTGGTGTTGGTGCAGACGAAATGATTTTACCTGGGGTGTTTGGTACTTCATTTGGATCAAGACGGGTTAACCCTTCTATTGATCTCGATGAAAAAACCCTCAAAGCTATGGCAGATAAAACCGGCGGTGAATATTTTCGGGCTAAAAATACCCAGGAACTCAATAAAATCTATGCATTGTTAGATGAACTGGAGCCGGTTTCCCAACAAGATCAAACCTTCCGCCCCAGTAAAAGTTTTTACCACTGGCCACTAGCTGCTGCACTGTTACTAAGCTTTGGCCTAGCGCTTAGTCGCCTCTGGCCCATACTTTTCAACAGCGTCGCCAGCCGACAGGCTGACAATAATGAAAAGCGTGATGCTAATCTAGCAACCGTAGTGGGTAATAAATGA
- a CDS encoding VWA domain-containing protein, with product MMELLTDFHFIRPLWLLLIIPGLLLGWALWYYQPKQGLWEQVIPPHLLKHLMAESDSTIRRWPLTLLILAWLLVSLALSGPSWQKVKLPVQKSAQPLVIVLDMSLSLYANDLKPNRLTRAKRKLRDLLKQRKEGLTGLVAYAGEAYTIAPLTDDSRTIANLVKALSPEIMPSTGSRAERGINQALELLNNSEVGNGDIILMTDGLEKETIPAIKRQLSNTPYRLSILGIGTEEGAPIRINNTLLKNQRGAIVIAKLNRSQLASLAQQFGGRYSDITLTDQDIERLLPESDTPAKTMEVEQTFDEWHDQGFWLLLLVIPLALMGFRRGWLMAVLLVPLALPQPSEAGWWQDLWQTRDQQAAQALANGDSTNAANLFNRPDWKGTAQFKNKQYEQAAESFAQSEGAEGLYNQGNALAHVGKIDDAIKAYEQALKLNPSLENAKKNKKILEDLKKQQQQQSQQNQANQNQNEQQQDNNQQQDNSQQQSSGQNQQEQNQANQSQQDQDKANTSQQEQQSDQQQNRQSQQNQGNQDNQQDQNNQVTESPPKPEEQDQTNQAQQQAQVNKDDPATDQKQDNTEQQAQQLTKADQEDSLEKQQVEGWLRRIPDDPSGLLRRKLLYQQRLKQFQQQQADSEIKW from the coding sequence ATGATGGAGCTATTAACTGACTTTCACTTTATTCGCCCCTTGTGGTTATTGCTGATCATCCCTGGCTTACTACTAGGTTGGGCACTGTGGTATTACCAGCCCAAACAAGGCTTATGGGAGCAAGTGATCCCACCTCACTTATTGAAACATTTAATGGCAGAGTCTGACTCCACTATAAGACGTTGGCCATTAACTCTACTGATACTTGCTTGGCTATTGGTCAGCTTGGCACTGTCAGGCCCCAGCTGGCAAAAAGTCAAACTGCCTGTCCAGAAGTCTGCTCAGCCACTGGTAATTGTGCTAGACATGTCACTGTCACTGTATGCGAATGATCTGAAGCCCAATCGATTAACCCGAGCCAAACGCAAGTTGCGAGATTTACTCAAGCAACGTAAAGAAGGATTAACAGGCTTGGTGGCTTATGCTGGCGAAGCTTACACAATTGCCCCATTAACTGATGATAGCCGAACCATTGCCAATTTGGTGAAAGCCCTTAGTCCAGAAATTATGCCTTCTACAGGAAGTCGCGCCGAGCGTGGTATCAACCAGGCACTTGAGTTACTAAATAACAGTGAAGTGGGTAATGGCGATATTATACTGATGACGGATGGTTTAGAAAAAGAAACCATCCCCGCCATTAAACGACAGTTAAGTAATACCCCCTATCGCTTATCCATTTTGGGCATTGGGACTGAAGAAGGGGCTCCCATTCGAATTAACAATACTTTGTTAAAAAACCAACGGGGAGCCATTGTTATCGCCAAACTAAATCGAAGCCAGTTGGCCTCCCTCGCCCAACAATTTGGAGGGCGTTATAGTGATATTACCCTAACTGACCAAGATATCGAACGCCTCTTGCCTGAATCCGATACCCCGGCAAAAACCATGGAAGTCGAGCAAACCTTTGATGAGTGGCATGACCAGGGCTTCTGGTTATTACTCTTGGTGATACCTTTGGCACTAATGGGGTTTCGCCGTGGCTGGTTAATGGCTGTATTACTAGTTCCTCTTGCCCTTCCCCAACCCTCTGAAGCTGGCTGGTGGCAAGACCTTTGGCAAACCCGTGACCAACAAGCTGCACAAGCACTCGCCAATGGAGACTCCACCAATGCAGCCAACTTATTTAATCGCCCTGACTGGAAAGGTACTGCTCAGTTCAAAAATAAACAGTATGAACAAGCAGCTGAATCCTTTGCACAATCAGAAGGAGCTGAAGGCCTCTATAACCAAGGGAATGCTCTTGCCCATGTAGGAAAAATAGATGATGCGATTAAAGCTTACGAACAAGCTCTGAAACTCAATCCAAGCTTAGAAAATGCTAAGAAGAATAAAAAAATTCTGGAAGATCTGAAAAAACAGCAGCAACAGCAATCACAACAAAACCAGGCCAATCAGAACCAGAATGAACAACAGCAGGATAATAACCAACAACAGGACAATAGCCAGCAGCAAAGCAGTGGTCAAAATCAACAGGAACAAAATCAGGCTAATCAGTCCCAACAGGATCAGGATAAGGCAAACACCTCCCAACAGGAGCAGCAATCAGATCAGCAACAAAACCGGCAATCACAGCAAAATCAGGGTAATCAAGACAACCAGCAAGACCAGAATAACCAAGTCACTGAGTCTCCCCCTAAACCTGAAGAGCAGGACCAAACCAACCAGGCACAACAACAGGCTCAAGTCAACAAAGATGACCCTGCCACTGATCAGAAGCAGGATAATACTGAACAACAAGCCCAACAACTGACAAAAGCAGACCAAGAGGACAGCCTGGAAAAACAACAAGTAGAAGGCTGGTTAAGGCGAATTCCTGATGATCCAAGTGGTCTATTAAGAAGAAAACTGCTTTACCAACAGCGTCTAAAACAATTTCAACAGCAACAAGCGGATAGTGAAATCAAATGGTGA
- a CDS encoding substrate-binding periplasmic protein, with the protein MAHRVHCYANNVLYGLCRCLWITGIEVSISEVIANEIYAIFSYVKGSLLVVTFDMQKLKCFLPFLPITLGGILIALLLTSRVSIAEKVSLAVADWPPYYYKGRPEDGVHSHIINQLFHQAGLEVEYIWYDDWKAALNTTKAGRHDATPSWRCNVERAKYFNFTLPIFGDPYVFFHLADSQFSWADYSQLKAWEPIGVTASYDYGNEFHQAVAKDRIYLHQVRNDVLMLRLLLRGRIQLALLTRDNGLLLIKRTLTTLQQQKITYHPKPVTYAISHILFSRQKPDHQKQVTLLNRQIFQSKDLFAVDIQAIQKQWQGCH; encoded by the coding sequence ATGGCTCATAGAGTGCACTGTTATGCAAATAATGTGCTATACGGCTTATGTCGTTGCCTATGGATAACTGGAATAGAAGTCAGTATATCAGAAGTCATTGCAAATGAAATTTACGCTATATTCAGCTATGTAAAAGGCAGTCTCTTAGTGGTTACCTTTGATATGCAAAAGCTAAAGTGCTTCTTACCTTTTTTACCAATTACACTGGGCGGAATATTAATTGCCTTATTGTTGACTAGCAGGGTGTCAATAGCAGAGAAGGTAAGTTTAGCGGTAGCGGATTGGCCACCTTATTACTACAAAGGCCGTCCAGAAGATGGCGTACATTCTCATATTATTAATCAGTTATTTCACCAGGCTGGCTTGGAAGTGGAATATATCTGGTATGATGACTGGAAAGCTGCCTTAAATACGACTAAAGCGGGAAGGCATGATGCAACCCCGTCCTGGCGATGCAATGTAGAGCGAGCTAAGTATTTTAATTTTACTCTACCAATATTTGGAGATCCCTACGTTTTTTTTCATTTAGCAGATAGCCAGTTTAGTTGGGCTGATTATTCCCAGCTTAAAGCATGGGAGCCAATTGGGGTGACGGCTAGTTATGACTATGGTAATGAGTTTCATCAAGCGGTTGCCAAAGATCGCATTTATCTTCATCAGGTAAGGAATGATGTACTGATGCTCAGATTATTACTAAGAGGAAGGATTCAATTGGCACTATTAACCCGTGATAATGGTTTATTATTAATTAAACGCACATTGACCACTTTACAACAACAAAAAATAACTTATCACCCGAAGCCGGTTACTTACGCGATTAGCCATATTTTATTTTCAAGACAAAAGCCTGATCACCAAAAGCAAGTGACTTTACTTAATCGACAGATCTTTCAGAGTAAAGACTTATTTGCGGTTGATATTCAGGCTATCCAAAAACAATGGCAAGGGTGTCATTAA